One Peptostreptococcus equinus genomic window carries:
- a CDS encoding ribosomal-processing cysteine protease Prp has translation MIKVDFYYNSEFKIKGFELRGHANYEEFGYDIVCASVTSNSIAVINSLENLQKVNFEKVLANEGHILCKVADEDLEKSQLLLEHLKLALVEISREYPKNIKIFEK, from the coding sequence ATGATAAAAGTTGATTTTTATTATAATAGTGAGTTTAAGATTAAGGGATTTGAATTAAGAGGTCATGCGAATTATGAAGAATTTGGATACGACATAGTTTGTGCGTCTGTTACTAGCAATTCTATTGCTGTTATTAATTCATTAGAAAACCTACAAAAAGTTAATTTTGAAAAAGTATTGGCTAATGAAGGTCATATTTTGTGTAAGGTAGCAGATGAAGATTTAGAAAAATCTCAGCTTTTACTTGAACATTTAAAATTAGCATTGGTTGAAATAAGTAGAGAATATCCAAAAAATATAAAAATATTTGAAAAGTAG
- the rsxE gene encoding electron transport complex subunit RsxE — MSSLGKIFKNGIIDENPTFVQVIGMCPTLAVTSSAINGIGMGLSTAVVLACSNVAISLLRKVVPDKIRIPCFVVVIATFVTIVQMLLKAYVPALDAALGLYIPLIVVNCLILARAESFACKNKPGASFVDGFGQGLGFTLALTILGSVREILGAGSIFGFVFLPETFNTLLFILPPGAFLTLGFLMAIFNKVTKKKA, encoded by the coding sequence ATGAGTAGTTTAGGAAAAATATTTAAAAACGGTATTATAGACGAAAACCCTACCTTTGTACAGGTAATAGGTATGTGTCCAACACTTGCCGTTACTAGTTCAGCAATAAACGGTATAGGTATGGGTCTTTCAACAGCAGTTGTTCTTGCATGTTCAAATGTTGCAATTTCATTGCTAAGAAAGGTTGTTCCTGATAAGATAAGAATACCATGTTTCGTAGTTGTTATTGCTACATTCGTTACGATAGTTCAGATGTTATTAAAGGCTTACGTGCCAGCACTTGATGCGGCTCTTGGTCTTTATATACCACTTATAGTTGTTAACTGTTTAATACTTGCTAGAGCTGAAAGTTTTGCTTGCAAAAATAAGCCAGGAGCATCTTTTGTTGATGGTTTTGGTCAAGGTCTAGGATTTACTCTTGCGCTGACAATTTTAGGTTCAGTAAGAGAAATACTTGGAGCAGGAAGTATATTTGGATTTGTTTTCTTACCAGAAACATTCAATACATTGCTGTTTATCTTGCCACCAGGTGCATTCTTAACTTTGGGATTCTTAATGGCAATATTTAATAAAGTAACAAAGAAAAAAGCGTAA
- a CDS encoding RnfABCDGE type electron transport complex subunit G, whose translation MNSMAKIGGTLLAFSAVAALLLAGTNQMTAPTIEQRNLAASNQARMQVLPSAKEFKKIDASKYKSAGVSTVSEVYQGDDGGFTVKAAPGGYGGPVEITIGIAKDGKITGVAIGNNTETPGLGAKAADPVFNGQYKGKAAKEIKVIKSGTPKDNEIKAISGATITSKAVTSGVNEAIKVFDVLK comes from the coding sequence ATGAATAGTATGGCAAAAATAGGCGGAACTTTACTTGCCTTTTCTGCAGTAGCGGCACTATTGCTAGCTGGAACAAATCAGATGACTGCACCTACAATTGAACAAAGAAATCTTGCAGCAAGTAACCAGGCTAGAATGCAGGTTCTTCCTTCAGCAAAAGAATTTAAGAAGATAGATGCTTCAAAGTATAAATCTGCTGGTGTTAGCACAGTTTCTGAGGTATATCAGGGAGATGATGGCGGATTCACTGTTAAGGCTGCTCCTGGTGGATATGGTGGTCCAGTAGAAATTACTATTGGTATAGCTAAAGATGGAAAAATAACAGGTGTAGCAATAGGAAATAATACTGAAACTCCAGGTCTAGGTGCAAAAGCCGCTGATCCAGTGTTTAATGGTCAATATAAAGGTAAAGCTGCTAAAGAAATTAAGGTTATAAAGAGCGGTACACCAAAAGATAATGAAATCAAAGCTATATCAGGTGCTACTATAACTTCAAAGGCTGTTACAAGCGGAGTAAATGAAGCCATAAAAGTATTTGATGTATTAAAATAA
- the obgE gene encoding GTPase ObgE, with amino-acid sequence MFIDKARIFVKSGNGGNGAVSFRREKYVPAGGPDGGDGGRGSSIILEADNGLRTLMDFKYKRKYSAPNGEDGSKKRRAGKNGEDLILKVPEGTIVRDEKTNLIIADLKKHGERAVVAKGGFGGKGNQHFANSIRQAPAFAKSGTDGEEKWIILELKMIADVGLLGFPNVGKSTFLSVVTSAKPKIANYHFTTITPNLGVVKTRHGESFVIADIPGIIEGASEGVGLGHDFLRHVERTKVLIHIVDISGIEGRDPYEDFEKINEELKLYNERLSTRPQLVVANKSDLLMDESVYEDFKNKIQAKGYEVFKTSVATREGVQAVIDKVTQMLGEIEDFELVTEEEIYRPDLDEEEDEGLRVEVDENGVYVVKGKELRRIMYSVNFDDMESLQFFQNQMESRGVFDMLREMGIEEGDTVKIYELEFEFYD; translated from the coding sequence ATGTTCATAGATAAGGCTAGAATATTTGTGAAATCTGGTAATGGTGGTAATGGTGCTGTATCATTTAGAAGAGAAAAATATGTTCCAGCAGGTGGCCCAGATGGTGGAGATGGAGGAAGAGGTTCATCTATCATTTTAGAGGCTGATAATGGCTTGAGAACGCTGATGGATTTTAAATATAAAAGAAAATATTCTGCACCAAATGGAGAAGATGGATCAAAGAAAAGAAGAGCGGGAAAAAATGGAGAAGATTTAATTCTTAAAGTGCCAGAAGGAACTATAGTGAGAGATGAAAAAACTAATCTTATTATAGCAGACCTAAAAAAACATGGAGAAAGAGCAGTTGTAGCAAAAGGCGGTTTTGGAGGTAAAGGTAACCAACATTTTGCAAATTCTATTAGACAAGCTCCTGCCTTTGCAAAATCAGGTACAGATGGTGAAGAAAAATGGATAATATTAGAACTAAAAATGATAGCAGATGTAGGGTTATTAGGATTTCCTAATGTTGGAAAATCAACATTTTTATCAGTTGTAACTTCTGCAAAACCAAAGATTGCAAATTATCATTTTACTACGATCACACCTAATTTAGGCGTGGTTAAGACTAGACATGGTGAGAGCTTTGTAATTGCAGATATACCTGGAATTATTGAAGGTGCATCTGAAGGTGTTGGATTAGGTCATGATTTTTTAAGGCATGTTGAAAGAACAAAAGTATTGATTCATATAGTAGATATTTCAGGAATAGAGGGCAGAGATCCATACGAGGATTTTGAAAAAATAAATGAAGAGCTAAAACTTTATAATGAAAGATTATCTACAAGGCCACAGTTAGTAGTAGCTAATAAATCAGATTTATTAATGGATGAAAGTGTATATGAAGATTTCAAGAATAAAATACAAGCAAAAGGATATGAGGTATTTAAGACATCTGTGGCAACAAGAGAAGGTGTACAAGCAGTAATAGATAAGGTTACGCAGATGCTAGGTGAGATTGAAGACTTCGAACTTGTAACAGAAGAAGAGATTTATAGACCAGATCTTGATGAAGAAGAAGATGAAGGTCTAAGAGTAGAAGTTGACGAAAATGGTGTATATGTAGTAAAAGGTAAGGAATTACGTAGAATTATGTATTCTGTTAATTTTGACGATATGGAATCGCTTCAATTCTTCCAAAATCAAATGGAGTCTAGAGGAGTTTTTGATATGCTTAGAGAAATGGGTATCGAAGAAGGGGATACAGTTAAAATTTATGAGTTAGAATTTGAGTTCTATGATTAA
- a CDS encoding kinase to dihydroxyacetone kinase, with the protein MLEFRYDTQLLIEGKNLDEEKINDYFNKNLKGDCLLAVGDEELIKIHFHTNEPWDVLEYCSSLGEIYDIVIEDMDRQARGLQG; encoded by the coding sequence ATGTTAGAATTTAGATATGATACTCAGCTTTTGATTGAAGGTAAAAACTTAGATGAGGAAAAAATAAATGATTATTTTAATAAAAATTTAAAAGGGGATTGTTTATTAGCTGTTGGTGATGAAGAACTCATAAAAATACATTTTCATACAAATGAACCTTGGGATGTTTTAGAATATTGTTCAAGCTTAGGGGAAATATATGATATTGTAATTGAAGATATGGATAGGCAGGCTAGAGGATTACAGGGGTAA
- the rsxC gene encoding electron transport complex subunit RsxC, whose translation MKLLTFKGGIHPPYGKEYANKKPIEKAAAPATVYIPLQQHIGAPAKCIVEVGEEVKLGQKIGEAQGFVSSNIHSSVSGVVKAIEVCGVPGGSSTCVIIENDFKEELHPSIQPHGEIESLSKEEIIDIVKEAGIVGMGGATFPNHVKIAPPPDSNAEFVILNGAECEPYLTADDRLMVEHPELVVYGLRALMKALDVKKGFIGIEVNKPEAIENMVKAAEAYPEIEVVSLQVKYPEGAEKQLIYACTGREVPSGALPIAVGAVVDNVATAAAIAKAIKFGMPLVERITTVTGPCIKEPKNLVTKVGTKFNEIIEQCGGIKEGVTASKLIAGGPMMGLAQCTDDISTNKGSSGILILDDKMAKAPQPQNCIKCGRCTDVCPAFLQPLFISAYSLKNDFEQAEKHRAMDCIECGSCSFICPARRLLLPSIRQAKREIGAKRRKAAAAQKK comes from the coding sequence ATGAAACTCTTAACTTTTAAGGGAGGAATACATCCTCCATATGGAAAAGAGTACGCTAATAAAAAACCAATTGAGAAAGCAGCGGCTCCTGCTACTGTTTATATCCCTCTTCAGCAACATATAGGTGCACCAGCCAAGTGTATCGTAGAAGTTGGCGAAGAAGTAAAACTGGGACAAAAAATTGGTGAGGCTCAGGGATTTGTATCTTCTAACATACATTCATCAGTGTCTGGTGTAGTAAAGGCCATAGAAGTATGTGGTGTTCCTGGTGGAAGTTCTACTTGCGTGATTATTGAAAATGATTTCAAAGAAGAACTACATCCAAGTATTCAGCCTCATGGCGAAATCGAAAGCTTAAGCAAAGAAGAAATTATTGATATTGTTAAAGAAGCTGGTATCGTTGGTATGGGTGGGGCAACATTCCCTAACCACGTCAAGATAGCTCCACCACCAGATTCAAATGCAGAATTTGTAATCTTAAATGGTGCAGAATGTGAACCTTATCTAACAGCAGATGATAGACTAATGGTTGAACATCCAGAATTAGTAGTTTACGGACTTAGAGCTTTGATGAAAGCACTAGACGTAAAAAAAGGATTTATAGGAATTGAAGTTAATAAGCCAGAAGCCATAGAAAATATGGTAAAGGCAGCTGAAGCTTATCCAGAAATTGAAGTAGTTAGTTTACAGGTTAAGTATCCAGAAGGTGCTGAAAAACAGTTAATCTACGCTTGCACAGGTAGAGAAGTTCCATCAGGAGCTCTTCCAATTGCAGTTGGGGCTGTAGTTGATAACGTTGCCACAGCGGCAGCAATAGCAAAAGCTATAAAATTCGGTATGCCTCTTGTAGAAAGAATAACTACAGTTACAGGTCCTTGTATAAAAGAACCGAAGAACTTGGTGACAAAAGTTGGGACAAAATTCAATGAGATAATAGAACAATGTGGTGGTATAAAAGAAGGCGTTACAGCTAGTAAGTTAATAGCTGGTGGTCCTATGATGGGACTTGCACAGTGTACAGATGATATATCTACTAATAAAGGATCTTCAGGTATTTTGATTTTAGATGATAAAATGGCTAAGGCTCCTCAACCACAGAACTGTATTAAATGTGGTAGATGTACTGATGTATGTCCAGCATTCCTTCAGCCTTTATTCATTAGTGCTTATTCGCTAAAGAATGATTTTGAACAAGCTGAAAAGCATAGAGCTATGGATTGTATTGAGTGTGGTTCATGTTCGTTTATTTGTCCTGCAAGAAGACTTTTACTTCCTTCAATTAGACAAGCTAAGAGAGAGATTGGTGCTAAGAGAAGAAAAGCTGCTGCAGCTCAAAAGAAATAA
- a CDS encoding RidA family protein produces the protein MGEVIYTKNAPAAVGPYSQAIKAGNILYCSGQIPLVPETGVIVDGDIKAQATQSLENVKAVLAEAGANFTNVVKTTVYIVDMADFGPVNEVYAEYFGDHKPARSCVAVKELPKGAKVEVEVLAVL, from the coding sequence ATGGGAGAAGTAATTTACACTAAGAATGCTCCAGCGGCAGTTGGACCATATTCACAAGCAATCAAGGCAGGGAACATATTATATTGTTCAGGCCAGATACCACTAGTACCAGAAACAGGTGTTATAGTAGATGGAGATATAAAGGCTCAGGCCACTCAGTCATTAGAAAATGTTAAAGCTGTATTAGCAGAAGCTGGTGCAAACTTTACAAATGTAGTAAAGACTACAGTATATATCGTTGATATGGCAGATTTTGGACCAGTTAATGAAGTATATGCAGAGTACTTTGGAGATCACAAACCAGCTAGATCTTGTGTAGCTGTAAAAGAGTTACCAAAGGGTGCTAAGGTTGAAGTAGAAGTATTAGCTGTTTTATAA
- a CDS encoding YhbY family RNA-binding protein: MLNGKKRSYLKSMANGLKATSQIGKEGISQEFLEQLDDQLKARELVKVNILDNAGIDAKEAANAICESIRAEFVQAIGSKFTIYKKNNENPKIIFPGHEQAKAKVKENLPKKRLSKKEVNELIEKANKKKKKIKK, from the coding sequence ATGTTAAACGGAAAAAAAAGATCATACTTAAAATCAATGGCTAATGGATTGAAGGCTACTTCACAAATTGGTAAAGAAGGTATAAGCCAAGAATTCTTGGAACAGTTAGATGATCAGTTAAAGGCTAGAGAATTAGTTAAGGTTAATATATTAGACAACGCTGGTATTGATGCAAAAGAAGCTGCAAATGCTATATGTGAAAGCATAAGAGCTGAATTTGTACAGGCTATAGGGTCAAAATTTACAATTTATAAAAAAAATAATGAAAATCCTAAGATAATTTTCCCAGGTCATGAACAAGCTAAGGCAAAGGTTAAAGAAAATTTGCCAAAGAAGAGACTTTCAAAAAAAGAAGTTAATGAACTTATTGAAAAAGCTAATAAAAAAAAGAAAAAAATAAAAAAATAG
- a CDS encoding cation-translocating P-type ATPase translates to MDSNQVIEEFNSSLSGLSVEESEKRLKEYGKNELKDKKGDPTWKIFLESFKDPMVIILIIAAILQIATGSLMESLIIFLVLILNAVLGTVQTKKAESSINSLKQMSVPNAKVIRSNQKITIKSTDVVPGDIILLEAGDFVPADGRLLEAESLKIVEGMLTGESEPASKSVEKIDKEVSVGDRSNMVYSTSMVVNGRATYVCTATGMDTEIGKIADLLENTKAKQTPLQSNIESFSKKLGIAIVAICILIFAIQVFRASTHPSAVPMKTVILNSFMFAVAIAVAAIPEALSSIVTIVLSVGTKTMSKKNSIIRKLPAVETLGSTSIICTDKTGTLTMNKMTAVEYFKYNGVDSKSIEVQEEAKKDNLEIGYDSEHMLNIAAALCNDSIISEDGKEIGDPTEVAFTVFADKKGYGTQRVRETFGRLQEVPFDSDRKLMSTTHKINGKNIMFTKGAPDIVISRSIKVLKGDKVVEMTDEARHIIKEQNEAYSNRALRVLAFGYKEIDDGEKIGVESENNFIFIGLIAMIDPPRKEVIDAVIKAKSAGIKPIMITGDHKTTAVAIGKEIGIFEDGDISFTGQELDSIDDDELDKKLEKLSVYARVSPQNKIRIVEAWQRKNKVTAMTGDGVNDAPALKNADIGIAMGSGTEVAKDASAMVLVDDNFASIVAAVEVGRTVYSNIKKSITYLFSGNLGAIISILFAVFSDWTNPYTALQLIFINMVNDSLPAIALGMEKPEKGIMDLPPRDKNEGLLGGGTLQAILSRGIFVGIAAIVAQYIGMKSSPQMGVAMAFTTLLLARTLQTFACRSDFRNAFSLGFFSNKYVIIAVLICLALLGMVLSAPIRGIFAIPSQFTINDLGVSALIALISVLCMELVKFVRFIMIKNKMKK, encoded by the coding sequence ATGGATTCGAATCAGGTAATAGAAGAATTTAATTCGTCACTTTCTGGTTTATCAGTAGAAGAATCAGAAAAAAGATTAAAAGAATATGGCAAAAATGAGTTAAAGGACAAAAAAGGTGATCCTACTTGGAAAATATTTTTAGAAAGTTTCAAAGATCCTATGGTTATAATCTTGATTATAGCTGCTATATTACAGATAGCTACTGGATCCCTGATGGAATCATTAATTATTTTTCTAGTACTAATTTTAAATGCAGTACTTGGTACTGTTCAAACAAAAAAGGCAGAATCATCAATAAATAGCTTAAAACAGATGTCAGTGCCGAATGCAAAAGTTATTAGATCAAATCAAAAGATAACGATTAAATCCACTGACGTAGTACCTGGTGATATAATTTTGCTTGAAGCCGGAGATTTTGTTCCTGCCGATGGAAGATTATTAGAAGCTGAATCGTTAAAGATAGTGGAAGGTATGTTGACAGGTGAGTCTGAGCCAGCTAGCAAATCAGTAGAAAAAATAGACAAAGAAGTATCTGTAGGCGATAGATCTAACATGGTATACTCTACATCAATGGTAGTAAATGGCAGAGCTACATATGTATGTACAGCTACTGGTATGGACACAGAAATTGGTAAAATTGCGGACTTACTTGAAAATACAAAAGCAAAACAGACTCCTTTACAATCAAATATAGAGTCTTTTTCAAAAAAATTAGGAATAGCAATAGTTGCAATATGTATACTAATTTTTGCTATACAGGTATTTAGAGCAAGTACACATCCTAGTGCAGTACCAATGAAGACAGTAATACTAAATTCTTTTATGTTTGCAGTTGCTATTGCAGTTGCAGCTATTCCAGAAGCTCTGTCATCTATAGTAACCATAGTCCTATCTGTTGGTACTAAGACTATGTCAAAGAAAAATTCTATAATTAGAAAATTACCTGCAGTTGAAACATTAGGTTCCACATCAATAATTTGCACAGATAAAACAGGTACACTTACAATGAATAAGATGACTGCAGTTGAATATTTTAAATATAATGGCGTAGATTCTAAATCAATAGAGGTTCAAGAGGAAGCGAAAAAAGATAATTTAGAAATTGGCTATGACTCAGAGCATATGTTAAATATAGCTGCAGCTCTATGTAATGACTCAATAATAAGCGAAGATGGCAAAGAAATAGGAGACCCTACTGAAGTTGCATTTACTGTATTTGCTGATAAAAAGGGCTATGGAACGCAAAGAGTTAGAGAAACATTTGGAAGATTGCAAGAAGTTCCATTTGATTCAGATAGAAAATTAATGTCTACTACACATAAAATAAATGGAAAAAATATTATGTTTACTAAGGGAGCACCAGATATAGTAATATCTAGATCTATAAAAGTTCTTAAAGGTGACAAAGTAGTAGAAATGACTGATGAAGCTAGACATATAATAAAGGAGCAAAATGAAGCATATTCTAATAGGGCTCTTAGAGTACTAGCATTTGGATACAAAGAAATAGATGATGGCGAAAAAATAGGAGTAGAAAGTGAAAATAACTTTATATTTATTGGTTTAATAGCGATGATTGATCCACCTAGAAAAGAAGTGATAGATGCCGTTATAAAAGCGAAGAGTGCTGGAATTAAGCCTATAATGATTACTGGTGATCACAAAACTACTGCTGTTGCAATAGGTAAGGAAATAGGGATATTTGAAGATGGTGATATATCATTTACGGGACAAGAGTTAGATAGCATAGATGATGATGAGTTAGATAAAAAACTGGAAAAATTAAGCGTATATGCTAGAGTGTCACCTCAAAATAAAATTAGAATAGTAGAAGCTTGGCAAAGAAAGAATAAAGTGACTGCAATGACAGGTGATGGTGTTAATGATGCTCCAGCTCTTAAAAATGCAGATATAGGAATAGCCATGGGAAGTGGTACTGAAGTTGCAAAAGATGCATCAGCTATGGTTTTAGTTGATGATAATTTTGCTAGTATAGTAGCTGCTGTTGAAGTGGGTAGAACAGTTTACAGTAATATCAAAAAATCTATAACCTACTTATTCTCTGGAAATCTAGGTGCTATAATATCTATATTATTTGCTGTTTTCTCAGATTGGACAAATCCATATACAGCATTGCAGCTTATATTTATCAATATGGTAAATGACTCATTGCCAGCCATAGCTCTTGGTATGGAAAAACCTGAAAAAGGTATAATGGACTTACCTCCTAGAGATAAAAACGAAGGGCTATTAGGTGGAGGAACTCTTCAAGCAATACTATCAAGAGGTATATTTGTAGGTATAGCAGCTATAGTTGCTCAATATATAGGCATGAAGTCATCTCCTCAGATGGGTGTAGCAATGGCATTTACAACATTATTGCTTGCTAGAACCCTACAGACATTTGCATGTAGATCAGATTTTAGAAATGCATTTTCACTAGGTTTTTTCTCTAATAAGTATGTAATAATAGCAGTATTAATTTGTTTAGCTTTATTAGGAATGGTATTAAGTGCTCCGATTAGAGGTATATTTGCTATACCAAGTCAATTTACCATAAATGATTTAGGAGTATCGGCATTGATAGCTTTAATTTCTGTGCTATGTATGGAATTAGTAAAATTTGTGAGATTTATAATGATAAAAAATAAAATGAAAAAATAA
- the ilvA gene encoding threonine ammonia-lyase — translation MEKVTLQDVQEAKEIIAGVALKTDLLENVRLSEKTGAKVYYKCENLQRTGSFKLRGACNKIAHLTDEEKACGVIASSAGNHAQGVALGARNAGIKATICMPANAPVSKVAATKSYGAEVVLHGAVYDDAYEKAVQVQKETGATFLHPFNDKYVIAGQGTIGLEIFEQLDGNVDTVLVPIGGGGIIAGIATALKGLNPNIKVVGVQTCNVPSMKASFEKGQVTTAFNDVTIADGIAVKTPGDLTFDIIKENVDSVVTVTEEEIAQAILFMMENQKLVSEGAGAVSTAAILSGKYKPAKGENVVCVVSGGNIDINTLYRIMSVALNRQGRRVNIVAELPDVPGSLSKLVEIVAKCGGNVLTITQDKLSTGKYLKLQTVEATIETIDFEQIEKMKSEFIENGIKVEFL, via the coding sequence ATGGAAAAAGTTACATTACAAGATGTACAGGAAGCGAAAGAGATAATCGCGGGGGTAGCGTTGAAAACTGATTTGTTGGAAAACGTTAGATTATCTGAAAAGACGGGGGCAAAGGTTTACTATAAGTGTGAGAACTTACAGAGAACTGGTTCATTTAAGTTAAGAGGTGCTTGCAATAAGATAGCTCATTTAACAGATGAGGAAAAGGCTTGCGGTGTTATAGCATCAAGTGCAGGTAACCATGCTCAGGGTGTTGCTTTAGGAGCTAGAAATGCAGGAATAAAGGCTACAATTTGTATGCCAGCTAATGCACCTGTATCAAAGGTTGCTGCAACTAAGAGTTATGGAGCAGAAGTTGTATTACACGGAGCAGTATATGACGATGCATATGAAAAAGCTGTTCAGGTTCAAAAGGAAACTGGAGCAACTTTCCTACATCCTTTCAATGACAAGTATGTAATTGCTGGACAGGGAACAATAGGTCTAGAAATATTTGAACAATTAGATGGAAATGTTGATACTGTATTAGTGCCAATCGGTGGTGGAGGAATCATCGCAGGTATAGCTACAGCATTAAAGGGTTTAAATCCAAACATAAAAGTTGTTGGAGTTCAAACTTGTAATGTACCTTCAATGAAGGCTTCATTCGAAAAAGGTCAGGTTACTACAGCATTTAACGATGTTACAATAGCAGATGGTATAGCAGTTAAAACTCCTGGGGATTTAACTTTTGATATCATAAAGGAAAACGTTGATTCAGTCGTAACAGTTACTGAAGAAGAAATAGCACAAGCCATATTATTCATGATGGAAAATCAAAAACTAGTATCTGAAGGAGCAGGAGCAGTTTCTACAGCGGCTATATTGTCAGGAAAATATAAGCCAGCTAAGGGAGAAAATGTTGTTTGTGTAGTATCAGGTGGAAATATAGATATAAATACACTTTATAGAATTATGAGTGTTGCGCTTAATAGACAGGGAAGAAGAGTGAACATAGTTGCTGAATTGCCAGACGTTCCAGGTTCGTTATCAAAGCTAGTTGAGATAGTGGCTAAGTGTGGTGGAAACGTTCTTACAATAACTCAAGATAAATTATCTACAGGAAAGTACTTGAAATTACAGACAGTAGAAGCTACAATAGAAACTATAGACTTTGAACAAATTGAAAAAATGAAATCAGAGTTTATAGAAAATGGAATTAAAGTAGAATTCCTATAA
- the rpmA gene encoding 50S ribosomal protein L27, producing the protein MLKMNLQLLASKKGVGSSKNGRDSISKRLGVKRFDGQAVTAGSIIVRQRGTKIHPGTNVGKGGDDTLFALVDGKVKFERLDKKRKKVSIYPVEIAE; encoded by the coding sequence ATGTTAAAAATGAATTTGCAACTTCTTGCATCAAAGAAGGGAGTAGGTTCTTCTAAGAATGGTAGAGATTCTATTTCTAAGAGACTTGGTGTTAAGAGATTTGACGGTCAGGCAGTAACTGCTGGTTCTATCATAGTTAGACAGAGAGGAACAAAAATTCATCCTGGTACAAATGTAGGTAAGGGTGGAGATGATACTCTTTTCGCGCTTGTTGATGGAAAAGTTAAGTTTGAAAGATTAGACAAGAAGAGAAAAAAAGTTAGTATATATCCAGTAGAAATCGCTGAATAG
- a CDS encoding RnfABCDGE type electron transport complex subunit D: MNNKWIVSSSPHIRTNEDTSYIMKQVLIALLPATIAGLYYFRVRGAITIIACILGAVLSEFLYCKITKKESTINDLSAVVTGLLLAFNVPAGLPIWMCVFGAIFSIIVVKMLFGGIGFNFLNPALAGRAFLLASFPVAMTTWVKPGANADAITAATPLSYMKLGGSEGAGSAANALNHLHQANISLSDMFLGNIGGTIGETCTVLLLIGGVYLVYKGIISYVMPVTYIVLATVLTFLFGGMNFEFALYQACAGGLFLGGIFMLTDYTTSPMTKKGQIIYASIAAILAVCIRLFGGYPEGVSYSILFANCLVPLIDKYVNNRVFGEVRK; encoded by the coding sequence ATGAATAATAAATGGATAGTTTCTTCATCTCCACACATTAGGACAAATGAAGATACTTCATATATAATGAAGCAGGTTTTAATTGCACTTTTACCTGCTACAATTGCAGGCCTGTATTACTTTAGAGTAAGGGGTGCTATTACGATAATAGCATGTATTTTAGGTGCTGTTTTATCTGAGTTTTTATATTGTAAAATAACTAAGAAAGAATCTACTATAAATGATTTATCAGCTGTTGTAACAGGTTTACTATTAGCTTTTAACGTTCCTGCTGGTTTACCAATATGGATGTGTGTTTTTGGTGCGATTTTTTCTATTATAGTCGTTAAAATGTTGTTTGGTGGTATAGGATTTAACTTCCTAAACCCTGCTTTAGCTGGTAGAGCATTTTTACTTGCATCTTTTCCAGTAGCTATGACTACTTGGGTTAAACCAGGTGCTAATGCGGATGCTATAACAGCAGCTACACCGCTTAGCTATATGAAGTTAGGTGGAAGTGAAGGTGCTGGAAGTGCAGCAAACGCATTAAATCATTTACATCAAGCGAATATTTCTTTAAGTGATATGTTCTTAGGTAATATTGGTGGAACAATTGGTGAAACTTGTACAGTTTTATTATTAATAGGTGGAGTTTACTTGGTATACAAAGGAATAATTTCATATGTAATGCCAGTAACTTACATTGTATTAGCGACTGTATTAACTTTCTTATTTGGTGGAATGAATTTCGAATTTGCTTTATATCAAGCATGTGCTGGTGGTTTATTCCTTGGTGGTATATTCATGTTAACTGATTATACAACTTCACCAATGACAAAAAAAGGACAAATAATATATGCTTCAATAGCGGCTATATTAGCAGTATGCATTAGATTATTTGGTGGATATCCAGAAGGTGTATCTTACTCAATATTGTTTGCCAACTGTTTAGTTCCACTAATTGACAAATATGTTAATAACAGAGTATTTGGGGAGGTGCGTAAATAA